The Methylorubrum populi genome contains a region encoding:
- the htpG gene encoding molecular chaperone HtpG, whose translation MSETVERHEFGAEVGRLLDLVVHALYSDREIFLRELVANAADATDRRRFEALTDEALALPADARVLIAPDKAARTLTISDAGIGMSKEELAQNLGTIARSGTRAFSQALGEKAAEGGGEMRPSLIGQFGVGFYSAFMVADRVTVTARRAGTDEAWTWASDGKGSYTLEPAAREQAGTDIVLHLKEDADEYLESYRLDHVVRKWADNIAVPIAIRDAEGKEEAANRGTALWRQPKSEIGEERYKEFYRTVSHGFDEPWATLHWRAEGALEFTGLLFVPGMKPFMAVEDDRRSKVRLHVRRMFITDEAELLPNWLRFVHGVVDTDDLPLNVSREMLQSTPTLQKIRRAVTGRVLTELANRAKNAEKAEEYQKFFENFGPILKEGIYEDFERRAEIAPLLRFRSSTQAGWTSLPDYVARMKPEQEAIYYLVADDVEALKNSAQLEGFRARGVEVLLLSDHVDAFWPEQLAKFEDKPLRSVTQGSADLAKLKPAGEAAEETPALDRLVAALKLALEPDVSDVRTTDRLVDSAVVLAASGTGPDLQMQRLLRRAGRGFGGGAPILEINPRHALIRALNERAEAGEDVKEEAGTLLDLARVQDGDTPRDPVAFARAVAAALAAKAAPAA comes from the coding sequence TTGAGCGAGACGGTGGAGCGGCACGAATTCGGTGCCGAGGTCGGGCGCCTGTTGGACCTCGTGGTCCACGCGCTCTATTCCGACCGCGAGATTTTTCTGCGCGAACTGGTGGCCAACGCCGCCGACGCGACCGACCGGCGCCGCTTCGAGGCGTTGACCGACGAGGCCCTGGCGCTCCCCGCCGACGCGCGGGTGCTGATCGCTCCCGACAAGGCGGCGCGCACGCTCACGATCTCCGATGCGGGCATCGGCATGAGCAAGGAGGAACTGGCGCAGAACCTCGGCACCATCGCCCGCTCCGGCACCCGCGCCTTCTCGCAGGCGCTCGGCGAGAAGGCGGCCGAAGGCGGCGGCGAGATGCGACCGAGCCTGATCGGCCAGTTCGGCGTCGGCTTCTACTCCGCCTTCATGGTGGCGGATCGCGTCACCGTCACCGCGCGCCGCGCCGGGACGGACGAGGCCTGGACCTGGGCCTCCGACGGCAAGGGCAGCTACACCCTGGAACCGGCGGCACGAGAGCAGGCCGGCACCGACATCGTCCTGCACCTGAAGGAGGATGCCGACGAGTATCTGGAGAGCTACCGGCTCGACCACGTCGTGCGCAAATGGGCCGACAACATCGCCGTGCCGATCGCGATCCGCGACGCGGAGGGCAAGGAGGAGGCGGCCAACCGCGGCACCGCCCTCTGGCGCCAGCCGAAATCCGAGATCGGGGAAGAGCGGTACAAGGAGTTCTACCGCACGGTCAGCCACGGCTTCGACGAGCCCTGGGCGACCCTGCACTGGCGCGCCGAGGGCGCGCTCGAATTCACCGGCCTCCTGTTCGTGCCGGGCATGAAGCCGTTCATGGCGGTGGAGGACGACCGCCGCTCCAAGGTGCGGCTGCACGTGCGGCGCATGTTCATCACCGACGAGGCCGAACTGCTGCCGAACTGGCTGCGCTTCGTCCACGGCGTGGTCGACACCGACGACCTGCCGCTCAACGTCTCGCGCGAGATGCTGCAATCGACGCCGACGCTCCAGAAGATCCGCCGGGCGGTGACGGGACGCGTCCTCACCGAACTGGCCAACCGCGCGAAGAACGCCGAGAAGGCCGAGGAGTACCAAAAGTTCTTCGAGAATTTCGGGCCGATCCTCAAGGAGGGCATCTACGAGGATTTCGAGCGCCGCGCCGAGATCGCGCCGCTCCTGCGCTTCCGCTCCTCGACGCAAGCGGGCTGGACCTCGCTGCCCGACTACGTCGCGCGGATGAAGCCGGAGCAGGAGGCGATCTACTACCTCGTCGCCGACGACGTGGAGGCGCTCAAGAACTCCGCGCAGCTCGAAGGTTTTCGCGCCCGCGGCGTCGAGGTCCTGCTGCTGTCGGATCACGTCGACGCGTTCTGGCCGGAGCAGTTGGCCAAGTTCGAGGACAAGCCCCTGCGCTCGGTGACCCAAGGGTCTGCCGACCTCGCGAAGCTCAAGCCCGCGGGCGAGGCGGCGGAGGAGACGCCCGCGCTCGACAGGCTGGTCGCCGCGCTCAAGCTGGCGCTGGAGCCGGACGTTTCCGACGTGCGCACCACCGATCGCCTCGTCGACAGCGCCGTGGTGCTCGCCGCCTCCGGCACCGGACCGGACCTGCAGATGCAGCGCCTGCTGCGCCGGGCCGGCCGCGGCTTCGGCGGCGGCGCGCCGATCCTGGAGATCAACCCGCGCCACGCCCTGATCCGCGCGCTCAACGAGCGGGCCGAGGCCGGCGAGGATGTGAAGGAAGAGGCCGGCACGCTGCTCGACCTCGCCCGGGTCCAGGACGGCGACACGCCGCGCGACCCGGTGGCCTTCGCCCGTGCCGTCGCGGCGGCGCTGGCGGCCAAGGCCGCGCCGGCGGCCTGA
- the gluQRS gene encoding tRNA glutamyl-Q(34) synthetase GluQRS encodes MTRASSRGPTVGPWEGAAGTPGPTLRFAPSPNGRLHLGHAYSALLNARIARRLGGRLILRIEDIDLGRARPDFVAGILSDLEWLGLAFAATPRRQSEHFSDYAAARDRLAESGLIYPCFCSRGKIAAEAAAREARGEAVPRDPDGAPLYPGTCRHLPPAEARALRERGAPHTWRLDMPDALRTLAEPLMIRRFSPDDGAAETVAADPGRWGDAVIVRRDVPTSYHLAVVCDDAVQGITHIVRGQDLEAATDLHAVLRSLLGLPAPAYHHHALIRTESGEKLAKSKGSEALADLRARGVTAADVRAMLGF; translated from the coding sequence GTGACGAGGGCATCGTCCCGCGGGCCGACCGTCGGCCCCTGGGAAGGAGCGGCCGGAACGCCCGGGCCGACGCTCCGCTTCGCGCCAAGCCCGAACGGCCGCCTGCATCTCGGCCACGCCTACTCCGCCCTTCTCAACGCCCGCATCGCGCGAAGACTCGGCGGTCGCCTGATCCTGCGCATCGAGGACATCGATCTCGGCCGCGCCCGGCCGGACTTCGTGGCCGGCATTCTGTCCGACCTCGAATGGCTCGGCCTCGCTTTCGCGGCCACGCCGCGCCGCCAGTCCGAGCACTTTTCGGATTATGCCGCGGCGCGCGACCGGCTGGCGGAGAGCGGTCTGATCTATCCCTGCTTCTGCTCGCGGGGGAAGATCGCGGCGGAGGCCGCCGCCCGCGAGGCGCGGGGAGAGGCGGTTCCGCGCGACCCCGACGGCGCCCCGCTCTATCCGGGCACCTGCCGCCACCTCCCTCCGGCCGAAGCGAGGGCGCTGCGGGAGCGGGGCGCGCCGCATACCTGGCGCCTCGACATGCCGGACGCGCTCCGAACCCTCGCCGAACCTCTCATGATCCGCCGCTTCTCACCCGACGATGGCGCGGCGGAAACGGTCGCGGCCGATCCCGGTCGCTGGGGCGACGCGGTGATCGTCCGGCGCGACGTGCCGACGAGCTACCATCTCGCCGTCGTCTGCGACGACGCCGTGCAGGGCATCACCCACATCGTGCGCGGGCAGGATCTGGAGGCCGCGACCGACCTGCACGCCGTGCTCCGAAGCCTTCTCGGTCTCCCCGCGCCGGCCTATCACCATCACGCACTGATCCGAACGGAGAGCGGCGAGAAACTCGCCAAGTCGAAGGGCTCCGAAGCGCTCGCCGACCTGAGGGCTCGCGGCGTCACGGCCGCGGACGTGCGGGCGATGCTGGGATTTTGA